The Hordeum vulgare subsp. vulgare chromosome 7H, MorexV3_pseudomolecules_assembly, whole genome shotgun sequence DNA window gaaactacaaacagaaatttaaaaacagaaaaaaaatctgaacCCCTTTAGTCCGGGTTCGTGACAACAGTCTAacacatgagtgagagcaaaaaaatctgaacccctttagtcccggttcgtgtctcgaaccgggactaaagcctccaaaccctttactcccggttcgagacacgaaccgggactaaaggtcccatttgaaccgggactaatgcccgacaggcgcctttgccgctcgaaccgggactaatactaacattagtcctggttcgtaaaggaaccgggactaatgtgtttttcaaGCTGGGACGAAAGCTCTTATTTCTACTAGTGTGAGGAGTAATATACGATGTCCTGTAATGCTTTATGTACGTGGTAGCTAGCGTCTAGTTGACACACACCAAAAATACCAACAAGCATAAGAAACCAAAGATGATGGACACAAAAAAAaggaacacaatatgaaacccctaataaaACCCTCCAAACCCCCTAAACCCCTTTTTTTTAAACTACAGCGCGTGGAGCTGCTGACGCGTGGCTGTCTTTAGGTCCCGGTtgatgttaccaaccgggacaaaaggtcctCCTACCTGGATGCCCCGCAGTGGCCACATGATGCTCATTGGAACACGGTTCGTcagccaaccgagactaaaggtttgTGCCTTTCGTccatttgggcctttagtcccgatggCTTGTCCCGATTGAAGAACGGGGACTAAAGTCCTTCTGAAACCGGGACTGATGGTCTTTTTTCTACTAATGCACCGCATATAACCTCTAATCCGTAGAACTGTTATAAATCACAGGGTGGGAGTGTTGTACAAGTTTACGTAGGTATTCACTCCGTAAATTAATATAAAAGTATTTAAAGCATTACTTTCGTAGTTTAAATGATTTATATAAGTTTATAGGAGTAGTGCTtaatttctgtttcagaaaatgtCATGTTTCTCTAAAATTGTGCCGTATATATATTTTCTGAACTCCAGTAGTAACAGTACACAGATTAACATACACCATCTGATCACAGATCGATTCACTTCTCAACAAACATTTGTTCCACGGACGGAATTAATCCGCTGGTAGCTTCTCTAGTTGAGGACGTAGCACTTCTTCCTGATGTCTCCGTCACCGCCGGTGAGGACGCCGACGTTGCCCATCTTGATCATAGACTCGCTGAAATCCCTGAAGAAGGCGCCGTCGAATTTGCCCGTAGCGACGCGCCGGACGTATTCCTCGGTGGTGGCGTCGGTGAGGAGCGCGGCGTCGGAGCGGAAGAGCCCCCTGCGCTTGGCGACGTGGCGGTAGTAGCTGGTGTCGAAGGTCCTATAGCTACCGGGATCCATCTCCGCCAGCATGCTCCTGTCGTCGACGCTCTTGCACTTCAGCCTCAGCTTGTCGGCGTACTCGCTGTCCAGCGACGGGTCCGCGAGGCCATTGCCGGTGGTGTTGTAGAGCCGGTCGGCGAACGACGGGCAGTGCGCGGTGCCGAGCGTGTGGGCGCCGGATAGGACGACGAGGTCCTTGAGTCCGAGCCCCTTGGACGCGAAGATCCGAGTGAGCAGAGGGACGTCGCCGAAGGAGGGAGGCAGCTCGTCGCTCGCCTCAGTGGCACTGGACATGCTGCCGTCTCTCCTGCCAAGCGCCACGGGCCAGGAGGGGCCCTTGGCCAGGACGACGGCGTCGCGTGCCATGAGCGTGAGCACGTCGGCGCAGGAGACGATGCCGGGGCATGCGGCCTCGAGCTTGGCCTTCA harbors:
- the LOC123412836 gene encoding peroxidase 1-like → MAMGSFLLPLSLLVLGASSAVAQLEIGYYRKSCPDVEAIVREEMVKIISAAPSLAGPLLRLHFHDCFVRGCDASVLLDSTKGNLAERDAKPNKSLRGFGSVERVKAKLEAACPGIVSCADVLTLMARDAVVLAKGPSWPVALGRRDGSMSSATEASDELPPSFGDVPLLTRIFASKGLGLKDLVVLSGAHTLGTAHCPSFADRLYNTTGNGLADPSLDSEYADKLRLKCKSVDDRSMLAEMDPGSYRTFDTSYYRHVAKRRGLFRSDAALLTDATTEEYVRRVATGKFDGAFFRDFSESMIKMGNVGVLTGGDGDIRKKCYVLN